The sequence below is a genomic window from Ornithobacterium rhinotracheale.
GAAATTAAAAGGCTATGATATTTGTATCACCACCGAAGAGTTAAGCCAACACACCTATAAGTAATATAGACCTTTCCAAAAACTGCCACACACTTCCAAAGACAACAGTCTTTACTTCACTGAATTGCATTCAAAGTATCTTCGCTCCAAAAGATACCAAATTATGGAGGTGATAGTTATTGAAAAAAAAATATTTGAACAAATCAATCAAAAATTAGGGGACTTACTCAAACAAACAAAGTCCGTAGTAGAAACGCATCAAGCCATTTGTCAAGACAAAAAATGGTTAGACACACAAGAGGTCTGTCAGTTGTTGGGCATTAGCAAACGAACGCTCCAAAATTACAAAGACCGCAATTTACTGCCTTATTCATATATTAATCGAAAAAACTACTACAAGCGTAGTGATGTGCTGGAGTTATTAGAAAATCAAACTGCAAAAACTGAAATCTAATGGAACTCTATACAGAACAAACGGAAGAAATGGCTTCTTACCAAAAGCAAATACAAGAGCTTAATGAATATATAAAGTTTTTGTTAGAACATTTTAGACCTGTGTTTAATGGGGAAATTTATTTATCTGGAAAAGAATTGTGTGAATTATTGCATATAAGCCAAAGAACCCTCCAACAATATAGAGATGATGGCTTTTTGCCTTATGTTCAAATTGAGGGTAAAATTCTATACAAAGAAAGTGATGTACTAAAAATATTAGAGGATAATTATAAGGCTATATAACGATTGTCTCAAAACTTACGAATTATTTTTAAGCATCAATGATTATAAGGCATTGAATATTCAAAAACCGACCGCTAATCCATTTCTAAGATTGGGCTTCTTTTTGCTTCTTTTTCTTTGCCTCAGAAAGAAAAAGAAGTCCGCAAAAAATCTCAAGCGTTTTGCTTATAAAAAGTCGTACTTGTACGGCGTTATAAGCCATAGGCTTGTATCCTTTGGTTCTGTTGAAAAAAGTATTTAAAGAAATGAGGAGCGTATCGATAAACCTGCCTTGCAGAGATTTATCGCTTAATGACGAATGTATGCAAAGTCTTTTTTGAACCGCCCTTGCCTTACAATGGCAAAGGCTGTGTTCTATACTCTTTTAAATTCAAAAAGAAACCTCTATGTTTTATAAATCCATTTCTAAACATATCCCAAAGC
It includes:
- a CDS encoding helix-turn-helix domain-containing protein, translated to MEVIVIEKKIFEQINQKLGDLLKQTKSVVETHQAICQDKKWLDTQEVCQLLGISKRTLQNYKDRNLLPYSYINRKNYYKRSDVLELLENQTAKTEI
- a CDS encoding helix-turn-helix domain-containing protein, whose protein sequence is MELYTEQTEEMASYQKQIQELNEYIKFLLEHFRPVFNGEIYLSGKELCELLHISQRTLQQYRDDGFLPYVQIEGKILYKESDVLKILEDNYKAI